The following coding sequences lie in one Ictalurus furcatus strain D&B chromosome 7, Billie_1.0, whole genome shotgun sequence genomic window:
- the ube3c gene encoding ubiquitin-protein ligase E3C: protein MLQLHGKSVAMFSFEGDFKRTPKVSLGGATKKEEKASLLHRTQEERRKREDERKRLKSAIVIQSYIRGFQERKRQHGIQRSHFDHCVCESQCSSGSMLPDAAPLSLLIHRLLFFYRCSEDTHRLIWLCQSVVKHQGQFVKLLAGPERSTCVFQIKRLLRHCCRILQLCKNDGVNVAIPMRMLEVFCSERTYLPPLQDAGAAAALTEQVLYYLVQKGYYRTLYMLANHKLPSSLDYSDAPSLPLARMLLEHILKPLHFTYSSCPAGARQLVFSAFTEDFISPPFTEQMFHFFVPAMADPGLCFPFHEFLFSLQATISSSDRLQSHAPWLFYFVLLLGETGLSSLSEEGLLLYLSCLQALLPLFPVSESCTRADVNSDSEDEDDASTHPSPVQDDTRMSVKLISQLCVQKLDSKQQTNALLSLVWRDSASEDVFTMVASICHTLMVQHRMMVPKVRLLYSLAFNARFLRHLWHLITSMKTKMITGSLVPLLQLMSRGSPMSAEDSNRIIPLFYLFSSLFSHSLISIHDTEFFGEAMDGERQASMMPFSLPELVTLSRCLRDACLGIIKLAHPETKSGHSEEYAAAFRSVGVKPSSQVQQQRIQNQKKRWVQLFKVITNLVKMLKARDSRRPFCPGGHWLSNDVHIWADKVTQLYVPSTRLMWRRGLRGIIGPLRSTLNVDLVPPPLSVSEERQLAILTELPFVVPFEERVKIFQRLIYADKRDAQEDGPFHDGITITIRRNYIYEDAYDKLSPENEPNLKKRIRVHLLNALGLDEAGIDGGGIFREFLNELLKSGFNPNQGFFRTTNEGLLYPSPTAKMLMGESFTRHYYFLGRILGKALYENMLVELPFASFFLSKLLGTSADVDIHHLASLDPEMYRNLLFLKSYEGDVEDLGLNFTIVNNDLGEAQVVELKPGGKDIPVTTANRIAYIHLVADYRLNKQIRAHCLAFRQGLSNLLNLEWLRMFDQQEIQVLISGAHIPICLDDLKEFTRYSGGYSETHPVIKIFWEVVENFSDEEKRKLLKFVTSCSRPPLLGFKELHPAFCIHNGGNDLERLPTASTCMNLLKLPEFCDQHLMRSKLLYAIESSSGFELS, encoded by the exons ATGCTGCAGCTCCATGGGAAAAGTGTAGCCATGTTCAGCTTCGAGGGAGATTTCAAGCGGACGCCCAAAGTGTCCCTCGGAGGGGCGACTAAAAAG GAGGAAAAAGCGTCGCTTCTTCACCGGACTCAGGAGGAAAGACGCAAGCGAGAG GACGAGAGGAAAAGGCTGAAAAGCGCCATCGTCATCCAGTCTTACATACGAGGCTTCCAGGAGAGAAAGCGACAA catggcATTCAGCGAAGTCATTTtgaccactgtgtgtgtgagagtcagTGTTCCTCCGGATCCATGCTCCCGGATGCTGCGCCGCTCAGTCTGCTCATCCATAGGCTGCTATTCTTCTACCGCTGCAGTGAGGACACACACCGGCtg ATCTGGCTGTGTCAGAGTGTAGTGAAGCACCAGGGCCAGTTTGTGAAGCTGCTGGCCGGACCTGAGAGAAGCACTTGCGTGTTCCAGATCAAGAGGCTTCTCAGACACTGCTGCAG aatcCTGCAGCTGTGTAAAAACGACGGCGTAAACGTGGCCATCCCCATGCGCATGCTGGAGGTCTTTTGCTCGGAGAGGACCTACCTGCCCCCTCTACAGGACGCGGGCGCGGCCGCCGCGCTCACCGAGCAGGTTTTGTACTATCTGGTTCAGAAAG GTTACTACAGGACTCTGTACATGTTGGCCAATCACAAGTTACCGTCCAGTCTGGATTACAGCGACGCCCCCTCACTTCCCCTGGCGCGCATGCTGCTGGAGCACATACTCAAACCGCTGCACTTTACCTACAGCTCCTGTCCTGCGGGTGCCAg gcagtTAGTGTTCTCAGCCTTTACAGAAGACTTCATCTCTCCTCCTTTCACCGAGCAGATGTTTCACTTCTTCGTGCCGGCGATGGCGGACCCCGGACTCTGCTTCCCGTTTCACGAGTTCCTGTTCTCCCTGCAGGCCACCATCTCCTCGTCAGACCGGCTCCAAAGCCACGCCCCCTGGCTCTTCTACTTCGTGCTGTTGCTCGGGGAAACAGGCCTCA GCTCTCTGTCAGAAGAAGGGCTGCTGTTGTATTTGAGTTGTCTGCAGGCTCTGCTCCCTCTGTTTCCTGTGAGCGAGAGCTGCACCAGAGCCGACGTCAACAGCGACTCGGAGGACGAGGATGATGCCTCGACACACCCTTCTCCtgtacag gatgacACCAGGATGTCGGTGAAGTTGATCTCACAGCTGTGTGTGCAGAAGTTGGACTCGAAGCAGCAGACGAACGCTCTGCTGTCTCTGGTGTGGAGAGACTCGGCCAGCGAGGACGTCTTCACCATGGTGGCGTCCATCTGCCACACCCTCATGGTGCAGCACCGCATGATGGTGCCCAAAGTCAG GCTCCTGTACAGTTTGGCCTTCAACGCTCGCTTCCTCCGACACCTGTGGCACTTGATAACATCCATGAAGACCAAAATGATCACAGG GTCTCTGGTGCCGTTGCTGCAGTTGATGTCTCGCGGCTCTCCCATGTCTGCTGAGGACTCGAACAGGATCATCCCTCTCTTCTACTTGTTCAGCTCGTTGTTCAGCCACTCTCTCATCTCCATCCACGACACGGAGTTCTTCGGGGAAGCCATGGAtg GTGAGAGGCAGGCGTCCATGATGCCGTTCTCTCTCCCGGAGTTGGTGACTCTGTCCCGGTGTTTGCGTGATGCCTGTCTGGGGATCATCAAGCTGGCGCATCCCGAGACTAAGAGCGGCCACAGCGAGGAATACGCAGCCGCCTTCCGCAGCGTCGGAGTCAAACCCAGCAGCCAAGTGCAGCAGCAGCGCATCCAGAACCAAAAGAAACGCTGGGTCCAGCTGTTCAAG GTGATCACGAACCTGGTGAAGATGTTGAAGGCGCGGGACAGCAGGAGGCCGTTCTGCCCAGGGGGTCACTGGCTGTCCAACGATGTCCACATCTGGGCTGATAAG GTGACTCAGCTGTACGTGCCCTCTACTCGACTCATGTGGAGGAGGGGGCTCAGGGGCATAATCGGACCACTCCGGTCCACGTTAAACG TTGACTTGGTGCCTCCGCCGCTGTCCGTTTCGGAGGAGAGACAACTGGCCATCCTCACAGAGCTGCCCTTCGTCGTGCCCTTCGAGGAGAGAGTCAAG ATCTTCCAGAGGCTGATCTACGCCGATAAACGAGACGCACAGGAGGATGGCCCTTTCCATGACggcatcaccatcaccatccgGAGAAACTACATCTACGAGGACGCGTACGACAAACTGTCTCCGGAGAACG AGCCCAACCTGAAGAAGCGTATCCGGGTGCACTTGCTGAACGCTCTCGGCCTGGACGAGGCCGGCATCGACGGCGGAGGGATTTTCCGCGAGTTCCTCAACGAGCTGCTCAAGTCGGGGTTCAACCCCAACCAGGGCTTCTTCAGGACCACCAACGAGGGTCTGCTGTACCCGAGCCCCACGGCCAAGATGCTCATGGGCGAGAGCTTCACGCGACACTACTACTTCCTGGGCCGGATACTGGGCaag gCTCTGTATGAGAACATGTTAGTGGAGCTGCCGTTTGCTAGTTTCTTCCTGTCCAAGCTGCTCGGGACCAGTGCTGACGTGGACATTCATCACCTGGCCTCGCTGGACCCCGAGATGTACCGGAACCTTCTGTTCCTCAAGAGCTATGAGGGAGACGTGGAGGATCTGGGCCTGAACTTTACCATCGTCAACAATGACCTGGGAGAGGCTCAG GTGGTTGAGCTGAAGCCGGGGGGGAAGGACATCCCGGTTACCACGGCGAACCGCATCGCCTACATCCATTTAGTGGCCGATTACCGCCTGAACAAACAGATCCGAGCTCACTGCCTGGCGTTCAGACAGGGCCTGTCCAACCTGCTCAACCTCGAGTGGCTGCGCATGTTTGACCAGCAGGAGATTCAG GTTTTGATCTCCGGCGCACATATACCTATCTGTCTGGACGACCTGAAGGAATTCACCCGTtactcag GAGGTTACTCGGAAACGCACCCGGTCATCAAGATCTTCTGGGAGGTGGTGGAGAACTTCAGCGACGAGGAGAAACGCAAGCTGCTCAAGTTCGTCACCAGCTGCTCACGTCCTCCTCTGCTGGGGTTTAAa GAGCTCCACCCTGCCTTCTGCATCCATAACGGGGGGAACGATCTGGAGCGCCTCCCCACCGCCAGCACTTGCATGAACCTCCTCAAGCTGCCCGAGTTCTGCGACCAGCACCTGATGAGGAGCAAGCTGCTCTACGCCATCGAGTCGTCCTCGGGCTTCGAACTCAGCTGA